The Fibrobacter sp. genome includes a region encoding these proteins:
- a CDS encoding efflux RND transporter periplasmic adaptor subunit — translation MSRQSRLILISLTLILLSVVLIFFIFRNRGGRRVELAEVARGDISSVISAPGVVRPLTQVQISSSVVGRIDSLPVKEGESVDKGQLLILLDQTEYQAQVRRARANLDLTEASQAQSRALFKRAQELFNSKLISEQEYEAARTQFLLDQARVKESRATYAQALEQLEDTRITAPISGTVTQLNVELGENVIPGTLNNPGTILMIVADLSRMQIECEVDEADIASVRKGQRVAVEVEALSGRQFRGSVMDIGYAAASDREGFPREDATVSYAVDILITDSVDILKPGMTANVQIVTEEVKDVLIVPLQAVVVRPVGQFSGMQTDGSSEDLDGDGEMEGVFVYDNGVARLLPVKTGVTGEDYIQITGGLQEGQQVISGPFEVLREIDEGEAVRPE, via the coding sequence ATGAGCAGACAGTCAAGATTGATACTTATATCCTTAACTCTCATTTTGTTAAGTGTCGTGCTGATTTTTTTCATTTTTCGCAATCGCGGAGGCAGGAGGGTTGAGCTTGCAGAGGTGGCCAGGGGGGATATCTCATCTGTTATCTCTGCGCCCGGTGTCGTGCGTCCCTTGACTCAAGTCCAGATATCCTCATCTGTAGTGGGGAGAATAGATAGTCTGCCTGTAAAGGAGGGGGAGTCGGTGGATAAGGGGCAGTTGCTTATTCTTCTCGATCAGACCGAGTATCAGGCCCAGGTCCGAAGGGCCAGGGCGAATCTGGATTTGACAGAAGCTTCTCAGGCGCAGAGCAGGGCTCTTTTTAAGAGGGCACAGGAGCTCTTTAATTCCAAACTCATTTCGGAGCAGGAGTATGAGGCTGCACGTACGCAGTTTCTTCTTGATCAAGCACGTGTCAAGGAATCACGTGCAACTTATGCACAGGCCCTTGAGCAGCTTGAGGACACCCGGATAACTGCACCCATAAGCGGAACTGTTACCCAGCTTAATGTTGAACTTGGAGAGAATGTTATCCCCGGGACTTTGAATAATCCGGGAACTATACTTATGATAGTTGCGGATCTGTCCAGGATGCAGATCGAGTGCGAAGTTGACGAAGCAGATATTGCGAGTGTCAGGAAGGGGCAGCGGGTGGCAGTTGAGGTTGAGGCGCTCTCCGGGAGACAGTTCAGGGGCTCGGTTATGGATATTGGATATGCGGCTGCTTCTGACAGAGAGGGTTTTCCCCGCGAGGATGCTACAGTCAGTTATGCTGTTGATATTCTGATAACGGATTCAGTTGACATTTTAAAGCCTGGTATGACCGCGAATGTTCAGATCGTTACTGAAGAGGTGAAGGATGTGCTCATTGTCCCCCTTCAGGCGGTTGTGGTGAGGCCGGTTGGGCAGTTTTCCGGTATGCAGACGGATGGAAGCAGTGAGGATCTTGACGGAGATGGGGAGATGGAGGGGGTCTTTGTTTATGATAATGGAGTCGCCAGGCTTCTGCCGGTAAAGACCGGTGTGACAGGTGAAGATTACATTCAGATTACCGGTGGTCTTCAGGAGGGACAGCAGGTCATATCCGGTCCATTTGAAGTGCTCCGGGAGATCGATGAGGGAGAAGCAGTGAGGCCTGAGTGA
- a CDS encoding ABC transporter ATP-binding protein, with protein sequence MIELNHICKEYLMGKVKVAALRDVSLSIDRGEYVSIMGPSGSGKSTLMNIIGCLDMPSGGEYLFEGRDISRLDEDGLAPIRNRSIGFVFQTFNLLSGDTALRNVELPMLYAGVPAPQRRIKARESLISVGLEHRINHRPNEMSGGERQRVAIARALVNDPPVILADEPTGNLDTRTGREIMQIFEKLFKGGKTIILVTHDHSIGAYAQRIISIKDGMIEGDKRVER encoded by the coding sequence CTGATTGAACTCAATCATATCTGCAAAGAGTACCTGATGGGAAAGGTGAAGGTAGCCGCATTGCGTGATGTGTCCCTTTCGATAGATCGTGGTGAGTATGTTTCCATCATGGGACCATCTGGTTCAGGAAAATCAACACTGATGAACATTATAGGCTGTCTGGATATGCCATCCGGAGGAGAGTACCTTTTTGAAGGAAGAGATATATCCCGGCTTGATGAGGATGGACTGGCGCCTATTCGTAATCGATCAATCGGTTTTGTTTTTCAGACTTTTAATCTGCTCTCTGGTGATACAGCTCTTCGCAATGTGGAGCTCCCGATGCTTTATGCGGGAGTACCAGCTCCTCAGCGGCGGATAAAGGCGCGGGAATCTCTTATTTCTGTGGGGCTTGAGCACCGGATCAACCATCGTCCAAACGAAATGTCAGGGGGTGAGCGTCAGAGAGTCGCTATTGCGAGGGCGCTTGTAAACGACCCTCCTGTAATTCTGGCTGATGAGCCGACCGGAAATCTTGACACCCGTACCGGCAGGGAGATCATGCAGATTTTTGAAAAACTTTTTAAAGGGGGCAAGACGATTATCCTTGTCACTCACGATCATTCGATAGGGGCATACGCACAAAGGATTATCAGTATAAAAGACGGTATGATAGAGGGCGACAAGCGGGTAGAGAGATGA
- a CDS encoding FtsX-like permease family protein: MNILEAFRLALNSINTHKLRSVLTTLGVMIGVMTVIGMLALIDGLNRTVSNQLASIGSNTLYVQKHGWVMNRDEAIRARRRRNLTLEDAKDIERRLEPAQRIASMLMSTVTVRFGNRELDGVQLIGTTPEYQYITEFNIASGRQMTESDMNQSRQNAMIGKTVAEELFPSREPVGKSILVGRHRFEVTAVLEEKGSLFGNDQDNAIVIPLTTFVKLFSGPITPRGGESVTIIVKPSSPEQIDDVKGDLTRILRQRRNLRPGEEDDFSINSADQLMATYRTITSGIFGLMIGVTALSLIVGGIGIMNIMLVSVAERTREIGIRKAVGARKRDIHSQFLIEAISLSVTGGIIGTVLGFMVAWAVSRLINLPAAVTWWSVVLGFLFSASVGVFFGWYPARRAASLKPIEALRYE; the protein is encoded by the coding sequence ATGAATATCCTGGAGGCATTCCGTCTTGCACTGAATTCAATCAATACCCATAAGTTGCGTTCTGTGCTTACGACCCTGGGGGTGATGATCGGGGTCATGACAGTTATCGGGATGCTTGCACTTATTGACGGGCTTAACAGGACTGTCTCCAACCAATTGGCATCGATAGGCTCAAATACTCTTTATGTTCAGAAACATGGATGGGTGATGAACCGGGATGAGGCGATCAGGGCGAGGAGAAGGAGAAACCTGACACTTGAGGATGCGAAGGATATTGAAAGGCGTCTGGAGCCTGCGCAGCGGATCGCATCGATGCTGATGTCAACCGTGACAGTAAGGTTCGGGAACAGGGAACTGGATGGAGTGCAGTTGATTGGTACTACTCCGGAGTATCAGTACATAACCGAATTCAACATTGCATCCGGGCGGCAGATGACAGAATCGGATATGAATCAGAGCAGGCAGAATGCTATGATCGGAAAAACTGTTGCAGAGGAGTTGTTTCCATCGAGGGAGCCTGTAGGAAAGTCGATTCTGGTTGGTCGTCACAGGTTTGAGGTCACTGCAGTACTGGAGGAGAAGGGATCACTTTTCGGTAATGATCAGGACAATGCCATAGTAATACCACTTACAACATTCGTAAAACTGTTTTCTGGGCCGATAACACCCAGGGGGGGTGAGTCGGTTACAATAATTGTGAAGCCATCAAGCCCTGAGCAGATTGATGATGTCAAGGGTGACCTGACTCGGATTCTTCGACAGAGGCGTAATCTGAGACCTGGAGAAGAGGACGATTTCAGTATAAACAGTGCGGATCAACTAATGGCGACTTACCGAACGATAACATCGGGAATTTTCGGTCTTATGATTGGAGTAACTGCGCTTTCTCTTATAGTTGGTGGAATAGGAATTATGAATATCATGCTTGTATCTGTTGCAGAACGTACAAGAGAAATTGGAATCCGTAAAGCAGTTGGTGCCAGGAAAAGAGATATCCATTCCCAGTTTCTCATAGAGGCGATTTCGCTTTCAGTCACAGGGGGGATTATAGGAACTGTTCTGGGATTTATGGTGGCGTGGGCTGTATCGAGGTTGATCAATCTTCCGGCAGCAGTGACGTGGTGGTCGGTTGTGCTGGGATTCCTGTTTTCCGCTTCAGTGGGTGTTTTCTTCGGGTGGTATCCGGCCCGCAGGGCGGCTTCCTTGAAACCAATCGAGGCACTGAGATATGAGTAG
- a CDS encoding VCBS repeat-containing protein, translating to MQEIPSSVSRPVLRVTLPASWDENWFASPAVYDLDNDGSNEIIASRHSVLYVWGADNKLKWRAPAGENGSSANDHGSRRMYCSPVVGDLDHDGFGEIAVAYGNQVAVYDHQGNLEAGWPQSFPGSGDEIRSLAAGDLDNDNRYEICVVKTSKGPVTNIWRVDGTVLSGWPQVQDWTARNDYGGYNQNIGIADLDGDGMNDIVSTYDICHIGIMRSDGSEFTASGFFKGKYASSVPMFHDIALAAQGWGGDGNDRDEFTDSPPAFADVDFDGLPEIILFSDHERAGEYKNRGNSLWILNPDMTRVPGLEKPVTTGMPLYTGYQDNIVQVAPSPCIFTMNTGRPHIIVPSYDGNLYCFSPDGAILWKVQFDNSGGAFVGCSEAAAGDLNNDGISEIVFCTYSTENGKSHLVILSSDGKLLHRVPLEKRGSMAAPTIADVDNDGVLEIIVSLKDTIGKGAGGVQIYDVSSAKSGCLEWPTGRGNYLRTGLFKE from the coding sequence ATGCAAGAAATTCCAAGCTCAGTATCCAGACCCGTACTCAGGGTAACTCTTCCCGCAAGCTGGGATGAGAACTGGTTTGCCTCACCTGCGGTCTATGACCTCGATAATGATGGCAGCAATGAGATAATAGCATCACGGCACAGTGTACTTTACGTCTGGGGAGCAGACAATAAATTGAAATGGAGAGCGCCGGCAGGAGAGAATGGATCATCTGCTAACGATCACGGATCCCGCCGCATGTACTGTTCCCCTGTGGTTGGTGATCTTGACCATGACGGGTTTGGTGAGATTGCGGTAGCGTATGGCAACCAGGTTGCGGTTTATGACCATCAGGGGAATCTGGAGGCCGGGTGGCCACAGTCGTTTCCAGGTTCAGGTGATGAAATAAGATCTCTGGCTGCAGGTGATCTTGATAATGACAACCGGTATGAAATCTGCGTTGTGAAGACATCCAAAGGACCGGTAACAAATATCTGGCGGGTAGATGGAACAGTTCTGAGCGGATGGCCTCAGGTACAGGACTGGACTGCCCGCAATGATTATGGCGGTTACAACCAGAACATTGGTATTGCAGACCTCGATGGCGACGGGATGAATGATATCGTAAGTACCTATGACATCTGCCACATAGGAATCATGAGGTCCGATGGATCGGAATTCACAGCCTCAGGATTTTTCAAGGGTAAATATGCCAGCTCGGTTCCTATGTTTCATGATATTGCACTTGCGGCCCAGGGGTGGGGTGGTGACGGAAACGACAGGGATGAGTTCACAGATTCACCGCCTGCTTTTGCAGATGTGGATTTTGACGGTTTACCTGAAATAATTCTTTTTTCGGACCATGAGCGTGCAGGAGAGTATAAAAACCGGGGAAACAGTCTATGGATATTAAATCCGGACATGACCAGAGTCCCGGGGCTGGAAAAGCCGGTCACAACTGGTATGCCGCTTTACACTGGTTACCAGGACAACATAGTTCAGGTTGCTCCATCACCATGCATTTTCACCATGAATACCGGCAGACCGCACATAATAGTACCTTCCTATGATGGAAATCTCTATTGTTTCAGTCCTGACGGGGCGATTTTGTGGAAGGTACAATTTGACAACAGCGGGGGAGCGTTTGTCGGATGCAGTGAGGCTGCAGCGGGTGATCTCAACAATGATGGGATTTCGGAGATCGTCTTCTGCACTTATTCGACTGAAAATGGAAAGTCTCATCTGGTAATTTTAAGCAGCGATGGAAAACTGCTTCACAGGGTGCCTCTTGAAAAGCGGGGATCAATGGCTGCACCAACAATAGCTGATGTCGATAATGATGGAGTTCTGGAGATAATAGTCTCACTCAAAGATACGATCGGAAAAGGAGCTGGGGGAGTACAGATCTATGATGTATCATCTGCAAAGTCAGGCTGTCTTGAGTGGCCGACCGGAAGGGGGAATTATCTAAGGACCGGATTATTCAAGGAGTGA
- a CDS encoding TonB-dependent receptor plug domain-containing protein: protein MKKKFMFSLKSLSLSAGQIILLSVLVFPETPSEIIDELSLGELLAVELSSGSFLELDYKKSPVSMTIITSEMIKYSGARNISELLEIFVPGFQYMYNKWNGTLWGMRGVANDRHTKLIYLVNGHKMNAQARDGFQGEVVLGLLNDIERVEVLRGPAGVIYGSGAIAGIVNVVTKKTGNKNAQVNTGFTIPRGADIDVTLFGSPSDNQKISFSAGYRKSEGTGLHKSKIYGNPSWPCPGTPIPGGVPSDGSYGSTDGNMRASFGWQIDNFDLYVRATRQIENAGGWFTIDPWPELNNQSIDSTAGNRTVDGRIIEPDDSVWFSTESFGENQRQYISDNLSAEGSYNFTFNKNILKIKCGFDRNTTRIGTEQRAGYSAANSRSPGFIAETFGESRFTLSTMFLLKSVDKLQFAAGMEYRLDLIGKDMEGKNSREEIQGYKVVSDVNYQTLSLFSEGFFDITDKFGIDLGGRLDFHTRAFMANPKIALVFNPWYNHFFKLIYQTASNNGSADNYEYNRNHFDPETGDIRTDPSFERSRQKPNIYTDILPMVPSVEELHSLKPEKVRSIELTSTHTIGDLFTITPSAALGQVTNLFGWSQVLFRVINAGKYNYGNFDLDCKLETRFIVFGGNHTLQRPVFTESRSQDKYFIQPHYDKTSDSWYDTTYQGRYYPVSDGTYDTVKVNLVSDGITVDGKNFLNLSTNTTKFYLTVKPLPWIVFNTNLRLFWGLPGRKSLYDRDEKDGYNYLDIQNGSFSERLRGVPKKLNASLHFFLPEDITLSIFAYDILGVDRKSGKSGYDSFVINTIRWQQMANPEQKDIASTDQQSFGFTISKGF, encoded by the coding sequence ATGAAAAAAAAGTTCATGTTTTCATTGAAATCATTGAGCCTTTCCGCTGGTCAGATCATTCTTCTTTCGGTTTTAGTATTCCCGGAAACCCCATCGGAGATAATCGATGAACTCTCGCTTGGAGAGCTTCTGGCTGTTGAGCTCTCCTCAGGATCCTTTCTGGAACTCGATTACAAGAAATCTCCGGTAAGCATGACAATAATTACCTCAGAAATGATAAAGTACTCCGGCGCCCGTAACATTTCAGAGCTTCTGGAGATCTTTGTCCCCGGTTTTCAGTACATGTATAACAAATGGAACGGTACTCTCTGGGGGATGAGGGGAGTTGCAAACGACCGCCATACCAAGCTCATCTACCTTGTTAATGGTCATAAGATGAACGCACAGGCCAGGGACGGGTTCCAGGGAGAAGTTGTTCTTGGCTTACTAAATGATATAGAGCGGGTGGAGGTACTCAGGGGACCAGCCGGTGTGATTTATGGTTCCGGAGCGATTGCCGGAATTGTCAACGTGGTTACAAAAAAGACCGGCAATAAAAACGCACAAGTCAACACAGGATTCACAATCCCGCGAGGAGCTGACATTGATGTCACTCTTTTCGGTTCACCATCTGACAATCAGAAGATCTCTTTTTCTGCCGGTTACCGAAAATCAGAAGGAACCGGTCTTCACAAATCAAAAATTTACGGTAACCCGAGCTGGCCCTGTCCCGGCACACCCATCCCAGGAGGGGTCCCCTCTGACGGAAGTTACGGCTCCACAGATGGCAACATGAGGGCATCCTTCGGCTGGCAGATCGACAATTTTGATCTGTATGTCAGAGCAACCAGGCAGATTGAGAATGCAGGGGGTTGGTTTACGATTGACCCATGGCCGGAGCTCAATAATCAGTCAATTGATTCCACCGCCGGCAACAGAACTGTGGATGGCAGGATCATCGAGCCAGATGATTCGGTATGGTTCAGCACTGAATCATTCGGCGAAAACCAGCGGCAATATATTTCAGATAATCTTTCTGCAGAGGGTTCTTACAATTTCACTTTTAATAAAAATATTCTGAAAATAAAGTGCGGTTTCGACAGAAACACCACCCGTATCGGAACAGAACAACGCGCAGGATACTCAGCCGCCAATTCTCGCTCACCAGGTTTCATCGCTGAAACATTCGGAGAGAGTCGCTTTACCCTTAGCACCATGTTTCTCCTTAAATCCGTCGATAAACTCCAGTTTGCTGCAGGGATGGAATACCGGCTCGATCTTATTGGAAAAGACATGGAAGGGAAAAACTCCAGAGAGGAAATCCAAGGATACAAAGTAGTAAGCGATGTCAATTACCAGACACTCTCCCTCTTTTCCGAAGGATTCTTTGATATAACAGATAAATTTGGAATCGACCTGGGCGGCAGACTTGATTTCCACACCAGGGCTTTTATGGCAAATCCCAAAATCGCTCTGGTATTCAACCCGTGGTACAACCACTTCTTCAAACTGATCTACCAGACTGCTTCCAATAACGGAAGTGCAGATAACTATGAGTACAATCGCAACCATTTTGATCCTGAAACGGGTGATATCAGAACCGACCCCTCATTTGAGAGATCAAGGCAAAAACCGAACATTTACACTGATATTCTTCCTATGGTACCATCTGTCGAGGAACTGCACTCCCTGAAACCGGAAAAAGTCCGCTCGATTGAATTGACATCCACTCACACAATCGGAGATCTCTTCACAATCACGCCTTCTGCAGCACTTGGACAGGTAACAAATCTGTTCGGATGGTCACAGGTATTGTTCAGAGTGATTAATGCTGGAAAGTACAATTACGGCAACTTCGACCTTGATTGTAAACTTGAAACAAGGTTCATAGTTTTTGGAGGAAATCATACTTTGCAGCGTCCTGTTTTTACAGAAAGCAGATCCCAGGATAAATATTTTATCCAACCCCATTACGACAAAACCAGTGATAGTTGGTATGATACCACATATCAGGGCAGGTATTACCCGGTGTCTGACGGCACCTATGATACTGTTAAAGTAAACCTTGTCAGTGATGGAATTACAGTTGACGGCAAGAATTTTCTCAACCTTTCCACCAATACAACTAAATTTTACCTGACTGTAAAACCACTTCCCTGGATAGTATTCAATACCAACCTCCGCCTCTTCTGGGGATTACCGGGAAGAAAAAGCCTTTATGACAGGGATGAAAAGGATGGCTACAATTACCTGGATATCCAGAATGGCAGTTTTTCTGAGCGTCTCCGCGGAGTTCCAAAAAAACTGAACGCCAGCCTGCATTTTTTTCTTCCCGAGGACATCACCCTCTCTATATTTGCGTATGATATTCTTGGAGTAGATCGCAAATCAGGCAAATCCGGATACGACAGTTTCGTGATTAATACTATCAGATGGCAACAGATGGCCAACCCGGAGCAGAAGGATATCGCCTCTACAGACCAGCAGTCCTTTGGGTTTACGATTTCTAAAGGTTTTTAA
- a CDS encoding sigma-54-dependent Fis family transcriptional regulator: MEERSKNPLLPILIVDDELDALQSYKSLLRYNGFDNLILCSESTHAMQLLSRERISIVILDLNMPGLTGQELLETLNQQYPEIPVIVITAVDKIETAVRCMKLGAFDYMIKPVEKSHLSACIFRALEIFELKQEVRLLKKQVLSRKLQNPENFNEIITNNENMKSIFRYIEAIASSSKPVLITGESGTGKELVARAVYKQSRLQGNFVAVNVAGLEDTIFSDTLFGHTKGAFTGADSPRRGLIHNAENGVLFLDEIGDLNPKSQVKLLRLLQEKEYSPLGSDTPRLSNARIIAATNADIGSKSEANLFRKDLYYRLATHHIHIPPLRERLDDLPLLIEAFVEEASQSMEKEKPQIPRELKILLGSYSFPGNIRELQSMIYDAMARHNSGALSLEFFRDYIQNKSEKKEIEEITEEYSPIILPPDRFPTLREVEEYLFSEAMQRSEGNQSIAARLLGVSQSTLSRRFQAERRRVTI; this comes from the coding sequence ATGGAAGAGAGATCGAAAAACCCGCTTCTGCCTATTCTCATCGTCGATGATGAACTTGATGCGCTTCAGTCGTACAAATCGCTTCTCAGGTATAATGGATTTGACAACCTGATCCTTTGCAGCGAAAGTACACATGCCATGCAGTTACTGAGCAGGGAAAGGATTTCAATTGTCATTCTGGATTTGAATATGCCGGGACTTACCGGACAGGAACTGCTGGAAACCCTTAACCAGCAGTACCCGGAGATACCGGTCATTGTAATTACTGCGGTTGATAAAATCGAAACTGCTGTCCGCTGCATGAAGCTCGGTGCATTTGACTATATGATAAAACCGGTAGAGAAAAGTCACTTATCCGCCTGCATTTTCAGGGCACTCGAAATTTTTGAATTAAAGCAGGAAGTAAGGCTTCTGAAGAAACAGGTCCTGAGTCGTAAATTGCAGAATCCGGAGAATTTCAATGAGATAATTACCAATAATGAAAACATGAAATCGATTTTCAGGTATATAGAAGCAATAGCTTCCAGTTCAAAACCCGTACTCATAACAGGGGAAAGCGGGACCGGGAAAGAGCTTGTTGCCCGTGCAGTGTACAAACAAAGCCGTCTTCAGGGCAATTTTGTAGCGGTAAATGTTGCCGGACTCGAGGACACTATATTTTCTGACACCCTGTTCGGGCACACAAAAGGCGCATTCACAGGCGCAGATTCTCCCCGCCGGGGATTGATCCACAATGCAGAAAACGGAGTACTTTTTCTGGATGAAATAGGTGACCTCAACCCTAAATCTCAGGTAAAGCTCCTGAGACTGCTCCAGGAAAAGGAGTACTCTCCTCTTGGATCGGATACACCGCGTCTCAGTAATGCCAGAATCATCGCTGCCACCAATGCCGACATCGGCAGTAAATCCGAGGCAAATCTGTTCCGTAAAGACCTTTACTATCGGCTCGCCACACATCACATTCATATCCCTCCCCTCCGGGAACGTCTGGACGATCTTCCGCTTCTGATAGAAGCTTTTGTGGAGGAAGCCTCTCAATCGATGGAAAAAGAAAAGCCACAGATTCCCCGCGAACTGAAAATTCTGCTTGGCAGTTACTCATTTCCGGGAAACATTCGGGAATTGCAATCGATGATCTACGATGCAATGGCACGGCACAATTCCGGAGCACTGTCTCTTGAATTCTTCCGTGATTACATTCAAAACAAAAGCGAAAAAAAAGAGATCGAAGAGATTACAGAGGAATATTCTCCCATTATCCTTCCTCCGGATCGTTTTCCTACATTGAGAGAAGTGGAAGAATATTTGTTCTCAGAGGCCATGCAACGATCTGAAGGGAACCAGAGCATCGCAGCACGTCTTCTGGGAGTCTCTCAGTCAACTCTCAGCCGCCGGTTTCAGGCAGAAAGGCGGAGAGTGACAATATAG
- a CDS encoding HAMP domain-containing protein: MSVKFKSIRKKLFTLVMQILLITLGVSQITTSILLIILSHNTFKEGEERIRENLLDKGRVLVANNSIALQGMVADNAFHSINELVSSTIQKDKDVIYGIYMDAFCQPWVNVTPGTPCSLFKPLTAAIDSMSRWANKINEVSYKRITQVGPGVFEFAAPVEVMGQRMGTIRYGISTARMEQSIHELKRDFLKEVAKYTIILVVVSFLLLLYEIRVANNQARSITKPIDELAVAADRISSGNYNIPVKTSNDDEIGLLGNAFETMRETIKSYTDNLEQIVEERTVQLNNSYKEQLIQANKLVTLGTLVAGVAHEVNNPNNSILLSAGALEEMWDDIQRIIDEHVNQNGHFKVGGYTSEDMAEEVPQLISRIINNSRRIKSIVEELKNYGRKNSGELKANLDINRIIRDSIEIIENEIRKYTVNFNVDLKEGLPLVEGVHQRLEQVVVNLILNACQSLNDTNKEVFVSTEYDSTAQSIIISIQDQGCGMDKETLEKISQSFFTTKHNQGGTGLGLAVSSHIVKAHKGHLQFESEPGKGTLVRVILPAQNK; this comes from the coding sequence ATGAGTGTAAAATTCAAGAGTATCCGCAAAAAGCTTTTTACATTAGTAATGCAAATCCTGCTGATAACTCTTGGTGTTTCCCAGATCACCACCTCCATACTTCTTATAATCCTCTCGCACAACACATTCAAAGAGGGAGAAGAGAGGATACGGGAAAATCTTCTTGATAAAGGCAGAGTGCTGGTGGCCAATAACAGCATCGCACTGCAGGGTATGGTAGCGGATAATGCTTTCCACAGCATAAACGAGCTTGTCTCATCCACTATTCAGAAAGATAAGGATGTGATCTATGGTATCTACATGGATGCATTCTGTCAACCATGGGTAAACGTGACCCCAGGCACACCCTGCAGCTTGTTCAAACCATTGACCGCTGCTATCGATTCCATGAGCAGATGGGCAAATAAAATCAATGAAGTAAGCTACAAGCGTATTACCCAGGTCGGTCCCGGAGTTTTTGAGTTTGCTGCCCCTGTAGAGGTAATGGGACAGAGAATGGGGACGATAAGGTACGGAATATCAACGGCAAGAATGGAACAGTCAATTCACGAACTTAAGAGAGACTTTCTGAAAGAGGTCGCCAAATATACTATCATCCTGGTTGTGGTAAGTTTCCTATTACTACTATACGAAATAAGAGTGGCTAACAATCAGGCCCGGTCGATTACAAAACCGATTGATGAACTGGCAGTTGCTGCCGACAGAATCTCTTCCGGCAATTACAATATTCCTGTAAAAACATCGAACGATGATGAAATCGGGCTCCTTGGAAATGCTTTTGAGACCATGCGCGAGACTATAAAATCCTACACTGACAATCTTGAACAGATAGTAGAGGAACGGACCGTTCAGCTGAACAATTCCTATAAAGAGCAGTTAATACAGGCAAACAAGCTTGTGACACTTGGAACCCTTGTAGCGGGTGTGGCACATGAGGTCAATAATCCAAACAATTCCATACTCCTCTCAGCTGGAGCACTTGAGGAGATGTGGGATGACATACAGAGAATAATCGATGAACATGTAAATCAGAACGGGCATTTCAAAGTTGGGGGTTACACCTCTGAGGATATGGCTGAGGAGGTGCCTCAGTTGATATCGCGGATAATCAATAATTCCAGGCGGATAAAGAGTATTGTTGAAGAGCTCAAAAACTACGGCAGAAAGAACAGTGGAGAGCTGAAAGCGAATCTGGATATAAACCGGATCATAAGAGATTCCATAGAAATAATCGAAAACGAGATAAGGAAATACACCGTCAATTTCAACGTTGATCTCAAAGAAGGCCTACCGCTTGTCGAAGGTGTTCATCAGAGACTCGAGCAGGTGGTTGTAAACCTCATTCTGAATGCCTGCCAGTCTTTAAACGATACGAATAAAGAAGTGTTTGTATCCACAGAATACGACAGCACTGCTCAGAGCATCATTATTTCCATCCAGGACCAGGGCTGCGGCATGGACAAAGAGACACTGGAGAAAATTTCACAGTCATTTTTTACTACAAAACACAACCAGGGTGGAACCGGGCTTGGCCTTGCAGTGTCCTCCCATATTGTCAAGGCTCACAAAGGTCATCTGCAGTTCGAGTCTGAACCTGGAAAAGGAACTCTTGTAAGAGTAATCCTTCCTGCACAAAACAAATAA